The Vibrio pomeroyi genome window below encodes:
- a CDS encoding methyl-accepting chemotaxis protein: MKLKTQAYLLSGIILIALLALTATGLWTLRVASNMDNKARVTELFKSAYSILTEVEKMAIDGTLEEQQAKQLATRLLRNNIYKDNEYVYVADENMTFVATPLDPQLHGTSFNDFKDGDGNSVGLLIQRVLGNRTGQIVEYTWTQKLPDGTIEEKLSIAEKTPHWGWVVGTGIGFNEVNARFWSTAQWQLFLCVVIAGLILSSLIVSIKRMLALLGGEPKDVREAVQAVAEGRIQTSFETQAINGSIYHAVQQMSKSLAELVSNLNASMLALRGELQRVEDRAGSIAQLTETQQQSTEMIATAMTEMASSANNVADSAGDTARNTDEADKQSQHTQRLIHNTVDNIQGLAGQLGTASEAVANLDNDVNNIVKVLDVIGDIAEQTNLLALNAAIEAARAGEQGRGFAVVADEVRNLAGRTQSSTKEIQLMINNLQEGSRNAIQTMEVCAATSESTVTESQNASEALQQIVIALESISSMSHQIATAAAEQTQVSDDISKRINMIEESGNQLSNVVTESHNSTQTLASLSNELEAWVNRFEVKH, translated from the coding sequence ATGAAATTAAAAACGCAAGCTTACTTATTATCGGGCATCATCTTGATCGCTCTGCTAGCGCTGACTGCTACTGGTTTATGGACCTTGAGAGTCGCTAGCAACATGGACAACAAAGCTCGCGTTACAGAGCTATTTAAGAGCGCATACAGCATTCTTACTGAAGTCGAGAAAATGGCTATTGATGGCACTCTAGAAGAGCAACAAGCGAAACAACTTGCTACTCGCCTACTGCGTAACAACATCTATAAAGACAATGAATACGTCTACGTTGCAGATGAAAACATGACGTTTGTCGCGACACCGCTAGATCCACAGCTGCATGGAACCAGCTTCAATGACTTTAAAGACGGTGATGGAAATAGCGTTGGCCTGCTTATACAAAGAGTGCTTGGCAATCGTACTGGACAGATCGTTGAATACACCTGGACGCAAAAGCTGCCAGACGGAACCATTGAAGAAAAGCTGTCTATTGCAGAAAAGACTCCGCATTGGGGTTGGGTTGTGGGCACTGGTATTGGCTTCAACGAAGTTAACGCTCGTTTCTGGTCTACCGCTCAATGGCAGCTATTCCTTTGCGTCGTGATTGCTGGCCTTATCCTATCGAGCTTAATCGTCTCCATTAAACGCATGCTAGCGCTTCTTGGTGGCGAGCCTAAAGATGTAAGAGAAGCGGTACAAGCCGTCGCTGAAGGTCGTATTCAAACCTCTTTCGAAACTCAAGCGATAAACGGCAGTATCTATCACGCTGTTCAGCAAATGAGTAAATCGTTAGCTGAGCTAGTATCAAACCTAAATGCTTCTATGTTGGCATTAAGAGGCGAATTACAACGCGTAGAAGATCGTGCCGGTTCTATTGCCCAACTAACTGAAACTCAGCAGCAATCAACTGAGATGATCGCGACAGCAATGACCGAAATGGCCTCTTCTGCTAACAATGTTGCCGATTCAGCGGGCGATACGGCGCGTAATACTGATGAAGCAGACAAACAGAGCCAACATACCCAACGTCTTATTCACAACACAGTAGACAACATTCAAGGGCTAGCAGGCCAACTAGGTACAGCAAGTGAAGCTGTCGCTAACCTAGATAACGATGTAAACAACATTGTGAAAGTACTCGACGTTATCGGTGACATTGCAGAACAAACTAACCTATTGGCACTGAATGCAGCGATTGAAGCCGCTCGAGCTGGCGAACAAGGTCGTGGGTTTGCAGTTGTTGCTGACGAAGTTCGTAACCTTGCAGGTAGAACGCAATCAAGCACCAAAGAAATCCAATTGATGATTAATAACCTTCAAGAAGGCTCTCGTAACGCTATTCAAACCATGGAAGTGTGTGCAGCAACCAGTGAGAGCACCGTAACCGAGTCTCAAAATGCCTCTGAAGCGCTACAACAGATTGTTATCGCTCTGGAGTCTATTTCCTCGATGAGTCATCAAATCGCGACAGCAGCGGCTGAGCAAACTCAGGTGAGCGATGATATTTCAAAACGTATCAACATGATCGAAGAAAGTGGCAACCAACTGAGTAATGTCGTGACAGAAAGTCACAACAGCACCCAAACCCTCGCCTCTCTTTCTAACGAATTAGAAGCTTGGGTTAATAGGTTTGAAGTAAAACACTAA
- the lptG gene encoding LPS export ABC transporter permease LptG: protein MFKILDLYIGRTIIATTSLVLVTFVGLSGIIKYVEQLRKVGRGTYDLLQALYFVLLSIPRDIEMFFPMAALLGALIGLGMLAASSELVVMQAAGFSKLDIGLSVLKTAIPLMIVVTLLGQWGAPQAQKMARDLRTISIAGGNIISTQSGVWARDANDFIFIVKIDDEKLYGMNMWRFDENKALKTAIYSEEVDYVGDNVWTMNDVEITSFENEIQITKESLPTYRWETSLAPDKLAIVTVKPEELSLSGLYDYVSYLKASEQDASRYELALWRKITQPISIAVMMLMALSFIFGPLRSVTMGARILSGVIAGFTFYISSEFFGPVSLVYQIPPAFGAIAPSVVFLGIAIMLLRRKL from the coding sequence GTGTTTAAGATTCTCGATTTATATATAGGCAGAACCATCATCGCGACGACGTCACTGGTTTTGGTGACGTTTGTTGGTCTTTCTGGGATCATCAAGTATGTAGAGCAACTGAGAAAGGTTGGTCGTGGTACATACGATCTACTGCAAGCTCTGTATTTCGTTTTACTGAGTATTCCTCGTGATATTGAAATGTTCTTCCCAATGGCGGCATTGCTTGGTGCATTGATTGGTTTGGGTATGTTGGCTGCGAGCTCTGAGCTGGTCGTTATGCAGGCGGCAGGCTTCTCAAAATTAGATATCGGCTTATCGGTACTCAAAACCGCTATCCCGCTCATGATCGTCGTGACTCTTCTTGGTCAATGGGGCGCGCCTCAAGCTCAGAAGATGGCTCGTGACTTAAGAACCATCTCGATCGCTGGTGGTAATATCATCTCGACTCAAAGCGGTGTCTGGGCTCGTGACGCCAATGACTTCATCTTTATCGTTAAAATAGATGATGAGAAGCTTTACGGTATGAACATGTGGCGCTTTGATGAGAACAAAGCACTCAAAACGGCTATCTACTCTGAAGAAGTGGATTACGTTGGAGACAATGTTTGGACTATGAACGATGTGGAGATTACGTCGTTCGAAAATGAAATCCAGATCACTAAAGAAAGTTTACCCACTTATAGATGGGAGACATCACTAGCTCCGGACAAGCTTGCTATAGTAACAGTTAAGCCGGAAGAGCTTTCTTTGAGTGGGTTGTATGATTATGTGTCTTATCTGAAGGCATCAGAGCAAGATGCATCACGCTATGAACTTGCGTTGTGGAGAAAGATAACTCAACCTATATCGATAGCCGTAATGATGTTGATGGCACTGTCGTTTATCTTTGGTCCCCTGCGAAGTGTGACCATGGGTGCTAGGATTTTGTCTGGTGTTATCGCTGGCTTTACCTTCTATATATCCAGTGAGTTCTTTGGCCCAGTGAGTTTGGTTTATCAAATACCACCGGCCTTTGGTGCGATAGCACCGAGCGTGGTGTTCCTCGGAATCGCCATCATGCTCTTGAGGCGAAAACTGTAG
- a CDS encoding VOC family protein: MLTVTPYLFFDGRCSEALDFYHKCFGGVVLSKQLFSDAPQVIEGAQPDWVMHAEFEAFGMKLMMSDGVKAKELEGNNLALSLVTEDTATQEQIFEKLKQDGRVMTPLADTFWGARFGKVEDKFGIRWMVHCDSLN; this comes from the coding sequence ATGCTGACAGTAACCCCTTACTTGTTTTTTGATGGTCGTTGTAGTGAAGCGTTGGATTTTTATCATAAGTGTTTTGGCGGTGTGGTTTTATCGAAGCAACTCTTTAGTGATGCACCACAGGTAATAGAGGGAGCTCAACCTGATTGGGTTATGCATGCTGAGTTCGAAGCATTTGGCATGAAGCTCATGATGTCTGATGGTGTAAAGGCAAAAGAACTAGAAGGGAACAACCTTGCGCTCTCTCTTGTTACCGAAGATACCGCAACTCAAGAGCAAATCTTTGAAAAGCTAAAGCAAGATGGTCGCGTAATGACGCCGTTAGCGGATACTTTTTGGGGCGCTCGGTTTGGTAAGGTCGAAGATAAGTTTGGGATACGCTGGATGGTGCATTGCGATTCTTTAAATTGA
- a CDS encoding HD-GYP domain-containing protein has product MGSIKITVDRIQPGLHIRLPVKWNEHPFLFNSFKIKDDAQVKVIRHLGIKHVYINLNQSDTSPLPANHVIEQEADTDLQVSLDAERMWKDKHERIETLSSYRRRVSHCEKEFERSLARMRSVMTKIRNRPLDAVGEVKALVDDIVETLVSDDNVTLHLMNAKADFEDIYFHTLNVSVVALMIGKAKGYNTQQLKDLSFAALFHDVGKIKIPVAILRKQSALTVPEENYLKLHTKYGADIVSTIDDFPERAKKVIAQHHEMNDGSGYPEGLKEDEIDEFAKIVAVANAFDNLCHGKTQSQQMIPYLALSHLYKSCKHLYSQDNLSLLVKFMGVYPPGTVVQLSNDSIGIVISVNAKHMLYPNVLIYDPSVPRTQAPIIDLFIKEIKIVNAVHPSKLPEQVREYLNPRARLSYFFDNGE; this is encoded by the coding sequence ATGGGCAGCATAAAGATTACCGTAGATCGCATTCAGCCCGGTCTGCATATACGACTCCCCGTAAAATGGAATGAACACCCATTTTTATTCAACAGTTTTAAAATCAAAGATGACGCCCAAGTAAAGGTAATTCGACATCTTGGGATTAAGCACGTCTATATAAACTTGAATCAAAGCGATACATCTCCTCTACCTGCTAACCACGTGATTGAGCAAGAAGCCGATACTGATTTACAAGTAAGCCTTGACGCAGAAAGAATGTGGAAAGATAAGCATGAACGTATCGAAACTCTAAGCTCTTATCGTCGCAGAGTGAGTCATTGCGAGAAAGAGTTCGAACGTTCGCTTGCTCGCATGCGTTCTGTGATGACCAAGATCCGTAACCGACCTTTAGATGCAGTAGGGGAGGTAAAAGCTCTGGTTGATGACATTGTCGAAACATTAGTAAGCGATGATAACGTCACATTGCACCTTATGAATGCTAAAGCTGATTTTGAAGACATCTACTTTCATACACTGAATGTTTCTGTTGTCGCGCTGATGATAGGTAAAGCGAAAGGTTACAATACGCAGCAATTAAAAGATCTTTCTTTCGCAGCGTTGTTCCACGATGTAGGCAAAATCAAAATACCAGTCGCCATATTAAGAAAGCAGAGTGCGCTTACGGTACCAGAAGAGAACTACTTAAAGCTTCACACTAAATATGGTGCAGACATTGTCTCAACAATTGATGACTTTCCTGAAAGGGCCAAAAAGGTGATTGCTCAACATCATGAGATGAATGATGGTTCTGGTTATCCCGAAGGCTTAAAAGAAGATGAGATAGATGAATTTGCCAAGATAGTCGCAGTGGCTAATGCATTTGATAACCTTTGCCATGGTAAAACTCAATCTCAACAAATGATCCCGTATCTGGCATTGTCTCACTTATATAAGAGTTGCAAGCATCTATATAGTCAGGACAACTTGAGTTTGTTGGTCAAGTTTATGGGAGTGTACCCGCCAGGAACGGTAGTACAGCTTTCAAATGATTCGATTGGGATTGTGATATCTGTTAATGCCAAGCATATGCTTTATCCGAACGTGCTTATCTATGATCCTAGCGTGCCAAGAACCCAAGCCCCGATTATTGACCTCTTTATTAAAGAGATAAAAATCGTCAATGCCGTTCATCCAAGTAAATTACCGGAACAAGTGAGAGAGTATCTAAACCCAAGAGCTCGTTTATCTTACTTTTTTGATAACGGAGAGTAG
- a CDS encoding RDD family protein, with protein sequence MTSTNTLPPAGVMRRFGALFYDALIVIAIEMMAAGVIVALLHALMALGVFNHSGYADVSDFLTNHPIWSPAYTFYLVVVWVYFFVFFWTRAGQTLGMRAWKLRVQNKDGSAITITQALIRLGTSGFGLANLCVPFDPQKRGFHDIWAKTEVVVLPKAR encoded by the coding sequence ATGACATCAACAAACACTCTGCCACCAGCTGGGGTAATGCGCCGATTTGGTGCCTTGTTCTATGACGCTCTTATCGTAATCGCTATTGAGATGATGGCGGCTGGCGTCATTGTTGCTCTGCTACACGCGCTCATGGCTCTTGGCGTTTTCAATCATAGTGGATATGCCGATGTTAGTGACTTCTTAACTAACCACCCTATTTGGAGCCCTGCTTACACTTTTTACCTAGTAGTGGTTTGGGTGTACTTCTTTGTGTTCTTCTGGACAAGAGCAGGCCAAACGTTAGGGATGAGAGCTTGGAAACTACGAGTTCAAAACAAAGATGGCTCTGCGATTACAATCACTCAGGCACTTATCCGCTTAGGCACTTCAGGTTTTGGATTAGCAAACCTATGTGTTCCATTCGACCCTCAAAAACGTGGCTTCCACGATATCTGGGCGAAAACGGAAGTGGTCGTGTTACCTAAGGCTCGATAA
- a CDS encoding DUF2391 family protein, with protein sequence MKLSFNFEDASQIFVGSFALAVPISFSEEAWKLGETLPTANLLLLFLLSAVFLGFYTYESVFQKDIVARLPVFIFRIVIAYVMTALVVALVLTCLDKLPLLSDPIVSIKRVIVISMPASMGAIVVDSFDKE encoded by the coding sequence ATGAAATTAAGTTTTAACTTTGAAGATGCGAGCCAAATCTTTGTGGGATCTTTTGCTTTGGCCGTGCCGATTTCTTTTTCTGAAGAGGCCTGGAAACTAGGGGAAACCTTGCCCACAGCTAACTTATTATTGTTGTTCCTGTTGTCTGCGGTGTTCCTTGGCTTTTATACCTATGAGAGTGTCTTTCAGAAAGATATTGTTGCTCGCCTGCCGGTCTTTATTTTTCGAATCGTTATTGCTTATGTGATGACAGCGTTGGTTGTTGCACTGGTACTGACTTGTTTGGACAAGCTACCTTTACTAAGCGATCCAATTGTATCGATCAAAAGGGTGATTGTAATTTCGATGCCTGCATCTATGGGAGCGATTGTAGTGGATAGTTTTGATAAAGAGTGA
- the pepA gene encoding leucyl aminopeptidase, translated as MEFSVKSGSPEKQRSACIVVGVFEPRRLSPVAEQLDKISDGYISSLLRRGDLEGKPGQMLLLHQVPGVLSERVLLVGCGKERELGERQYKEIIQKTISTLNETGSMEAVCFLTELHVKGRDTYWKVRQAVEATKDGLYTFDQFKSNKPETRRPLRKLVFNVPTRRELSLGEKAISHGLAIASGVKASKDLGNMPPNIANPAYLASQARRLADDFETVTTKIIGEEEMEKLGMTSYLAVGRGSKNESMMSIMEYKGAPDSDAKPIVLVGKGLTFDSGGISLKPGEGMDEMKYDMCGAASVFGTMKALAKLNLPINVVGILAGCENMPGSNAYRPGDILTTMSGQTVEVLNTDAEGRLVLCDALTYVERFEPDCVVDVATLTGACVIALGHHISGVLSNHNPLSHELVNASEQASDRAWRLPMADEYHEQLNSPFADMANIGGRPGGTITAGCFLSKFTKKYHWAHLDIAGTAWKSGAAKGSTGRPVSMLVQFLLNRSGHETEEQSSK; from the coding sequence ATGGAGTTCAGTGTAAAAAGTGGCAGCCCAGAGAAACAGCGCAGCGCATGTATCGTTGTCGGTGTATTCGAACCGCGCCGCCTTTCTCCAGTAGCCGAGCAATTAGATAAGATTAGCGATGGCTACATTAGTTCACTGCTTCGTCGCGGTGATCTAGAGGGTAAACCTGGCCAGATGCTACTACTGCATCAAGTACCTGGTGTACTTTCAGAACGTGTTCTACTAGTAGGCTGTGGTAAAGAACGTGAGCTAGGCGAGCGTCAATACAAAGAAATTATTCAAAAAACCATCAGCACTCTAAACGAAACAGGTTCTATGGAAGCAGTATGTTTCCTTACAGAACTTCACGTTAAAGGCCGCGACACTTACTGGAAAGTTCGCCAAGCGGTAGAAGCGACTAAAGATGGTCTTTACACATTTGACCAATTCAAGAGCAACAAACCAGAGACTCGTCGCCCACTACGTAAATTGGTATTCAACGTACCAACACGTCGCGAGCTAAGCCTTGGTGAAAAAGCGATCTCTCATGGTCTTGCTATTGCTTCTGGTGTTAAAGCGTCTAAAGATCTTGGCAACATGCCACCAAACATTGCTAACCCAGCATACCTTGCCTCTCAAGCTCGTCGCCTAGCTGACGACTTCGAAACCGTAACGACTAAGATCATCGGTGAAGAAGAGATGGAAAAACTGGGCATGACTTCTTACCTAGCGGTAGGTCGTGGCTCTAAGAACGAATCAATGATGTCTATCATGGAGTACAAAGGCGCACCTGATTCAGATGCAAAACCGATTGTACTTGTAGGTAAAGGCCTTACGTTCGATTCAGGCGGTATCTCACTTAAGCCTGGTGAAGGCATGGATGAGATGAAGTACGACATGTGTGGTGCGGCGTCTGTATTCGGTACAATGAAAGCATTGGCGAAACTTAACTTGCCAATCAACGTTGTCGGTATTCTAGCGGGTTGTGAAAACATGCCTGGTAGCAATGCTTACCGCCCAGGTGACATCCTAACGACTATGTCAGGCCAAACAGTTGAAGTTCTAAACACTGATGCTGAAGGTCGCTTGGTTCTTTGTGATGCACTAACTTACGTTGAGCGTTTCGAACCAGATTGCGTAGTTGACGTTGCAACGCTAACAGGCGCGTGTGTTATTGCTCTAGGTCACCACATCAGTGGCGTTCTATCAAACCACAACCCACTGTCTCACGAACTTGTGAATGCTTCTGAGCAAGCAAGTGACCGTGCATGGCGTCTACCAATGGCAGACGAGTACCATGAGCAGCTAAACAGCCCGTTCGCAGATATGGCGAACATCGGCGGCCGTCCTGGCGGTACTATCACTGCTGGTTGCTTCCTGTCTAAGTTCACTAAGAAGTACCACTGGGCTCACCTAGATATCGCAGGTACAGCTTGGAAATCTGGTGCAGCGAAAGGCTCGACAGGTCGTCCTGTCTCAATGCTAGTCCAATTCTTATTGAACCGCAGCGGCCATGAGACTGAAGAGCAATCTTCGAAATAA
- the lptF gene encoding LPS export ABC transporter permease LptF: MIIVRYLIRETIKSQFAIFFVLFLVFLSQKFISVLADASDGDIPASLILSIVGLNMPAMGLLMLPLSIYIGILLTFGRLYAESEIVVMNATGIGNKFLIQSALYLALITASVAAFNSFWLSPWSQDKVEQMYEEVAAENSVDLLPKGKFEGTPDGSSVVFIDDIDGNKLENVFVAQMRPRDSVLPSVMFSKSGDVKELSDGRQVIVMYDGTRHEGVPTRLDYMVTHFEEYEGLIGQREVEKKGRDWEAISTLELIGNPNNSAKAELQWRISLVLCIPLLTMLVVPLSAVNPRQGRFAKIGPAILIYLTYFLAISATKSSIEEGSIPAVIGMWPINALLLFVAIGANFMDSVPVRRLKEKFKNKRLA, encoded by the coding sequence GTGATTATTGTTAGATATTTGATCCGCGAGACAATCAAGAGCCAATTTGCGATCTTTTTTGTTCTCTTTCTCGTGTTTCTCAGCCAAAAATTCATCAGTGTTTTAGCGGACGCCTCTGATGGTGATATCCCTGCGAGTCTCATATTGTCGATTGTTGGTCTAAATATGCCAGCAATGGGTTTGTTGATGCTGCCACTCAGTATCTATATTGGTATTTTGCTCACTTTTGGCCGCCTTTACGCTGAAAGTGAAATTGTAGTGATGAACGCTACGGGTATTGGTAATAAATTCCTGATCCAATCTGCGCTTTACTTAGCTTTGATTACCGCATCGGTTGCAGCCTTTAACTCATTTTGGTTATCTCCTTGGTCGCAAGACAAAGTTGAGCAAATGTATGAAGAAGTTGCCGCAGAGAACAGTGTCGATTTGCTACCTAAGGGTAAGTTTGAAGGTACGCCGGATGGCTCATCTGTGGTATTCATCGATGATATCGACGGTAATAAGCTAGAAAATGTGTTCGTTGCTCAAATGCGTCCACGTGACTCTGTACTTCCGAGCGTGATGTTCTCTAAATCAGGGGATGTAAAAGAGCTCAGTGACGGTCGCCAAGTCATTGTTATGTACGATGGCACTCGTCATGAAGGTGTGCCTACACGTCTTGATTATATGGTGACGCACTTTGAAGAGTACGAAGGCCTGATTGGTCAGCGTGAAGTTGAGAAGAAAGGACGAGACTGGGAAGCGATCTCAACCCTTGAACTGATTGGTAATCCAAACAATAGCGCGAAAGCGGAATTACAGTGGCGTATTTCATTGGTACTGTGTATTCCATTGTTGACCATGCTTGTTGTGCCACTGTCTGCGGTAAACCCAAGACAGGGCCGTTTTGCAAAGATTGGCCCGGCTATTCTGATTTACCTGACTTACTTCTTGGCAATCAGTGCGACTAAATCTTCTATTGAAGAGGGCAGTATCCCAGCGGTAATCGGCATGTGGCCAATTAATGCGTTATTGTTATTTGTCGCGATTGGTGCAAACTTTATGGATAGCGTGCCAGTAAGGCGTTTGAAAGAAAAATTCAAGAATAAGAGGTTGGCTTAA